The following proteins are co-located in the Camelina sativa cultivar DH55 chromosome 12, Cs, whole genome shotgun sequence genome:
- the LOC104731873 gene encoding uncharacterized protein LOC104731873, with product MPRRLKDSEPGRFTATALLFIGLISCVIVYAVFSTVFRPSQDRTLVDSSVRFTEESRDHAAAEGGCCRGIDNLELWGPAVKWGTDFKFNSSKECCKACKVMCNGIDGPCLCDSWVFCGNKEACGSKFGECWLKKQKDVLLPDRQGGGEKVMWTSGLIFGQGQGIVGFETEHGVIHVKLHPECAPHSVYYILSLLTLRHCAGCQFHRAENRGSYWDSEGDHVHNAPYGPPYAMIQGVLQAEGNMFTPIPTEHCPTISRGSVAWVGSGPEFFISLANHHEWKQSYTVFGSVLPEDMDVVETIAGLPTRADVWNGVHVSVLEKPVSLAVRRMKTGQEQGETGS from the exons ATGCCCCGTCGATTAAAAGACAGCGAGCCTGGCCGTTTTACCGCCACCGCTCTTCTTTTCATAGGTTTGATCTCTTGTGTTATCGTCTACGCTGTCTTCTCTACTGTCTTCCGTCCTTCCCAAGATCGTACGCTCGTCGATTCCTCGGTCCGATTCACGGAGGAGTCGCGAGATCACGCCGCGGCTGAAGGCGGGTGTTGCCGTGGGATTGATAATTTGGAGCTTTGGGGTCCTGCGGTGAAGTGGGGGACGGATTTTAAGTTTAATTCTTCTAAGGAATGTTGTAAAGCGTGTAAAGTTATGTGTAACGGCATCGATGGTCCTTGCTTGTGTGATTCGTGGGTGTTTTGTGGGAACAAAGAGGCTTGTGGGTCTAAGTTTGGAGAG TGTTGGTTGAAGAAGCAAAAAGATGTCTTGCTGCCTGATCGACAAGGAGGTGGGGAGAAAGTAATGTGGACATCTGGGCTTATCTTTGGACAAGGCCAG GGCATTGTTGGTTTTGAAACGGAACACGGTGTAATTCATGTCAAA CTTCACCCTGAGTGCGCTCCTCACTCAGTATACTACATTCTTAGTTTGTTAACTCTGCGCCACTGCGCAGGCTGCCAGTTTCATCGAGCCGAGAACCGGGGATCATATTGGGATTCAGAAGGCGATCATGTACATAAT GCTCCCTATGGCCCACCATATGCCATGATTCAAGGAGTCCTCCAGGCCGAGGGAAACATGTTCACACCGATCCCAACCGAGCACTGCCCAACTATAAGCCGTGGCTCGGTGGCGTGGGTCGGCTCGGGTCCAGAATTTTTCATCAGTTTAGCAAACCACCACGAGTGGAAACAATCTTACACTGTATTCGGCTCTGTTCTGCCAGAAGACATGGATGTCGTGGAGACGATTGCTGGTTTACCAACAAGAGCTGATGTCTGGAACGGCGTTCATGTATCTGTGCTGGAGAAACCGGTGTCGTTAGCCGTACGGAGAATGAAGACAGGCCAAGAACAAGGAGAAACCGGTTCATGA